From the genome of Burkholderia cepacia ATCC 25416:
GCTATCTGGCCCGTGGCGCGCAGCTTGGTGTCGACCGAGCGAAGTTCCAGTACTTCGAGCAGTACAAGGCGAAGGTCTGCAAGCTGGCCGGTCCGGGTGAATGGATGGAGGAGCTGCTCCGCACGGTGAGCCGCGAAAGCGAAGAGCGTTACGAGGCCCTGAACGCGTATTTCAACGACATCCCGCGCGAGCCGGCAGCGCAGCCGGAGATTGCATGACGAAACGATCCGCCTGGCCGATGCGCGTCGAAGCTGGCACGACGACTGTGGGAACGGCCCGCGTTCGCGACGACTCGCGCCCGACGATGACGGCCGCGCAGAAGGCGATCTACGACAAGACCGGCAACCGCCCGCAGGTCGATGCGGGTTTCGATGAGATCGCAGACGGTCTCGACGTCGGCCGGCCGACCCCTCTTTCGGCTCAGGCCAAGACGAAGCCGTCGAAATACCGCAATCAGCGCTGCGAGTACGACGGTATCACCTTCGATAGCCGGCGCGAATGTGATCGCTGGGTCGCTCTTCGCCGCGAACTTGCTGCGGGGCTGATTTCCGAACTCGAGCGCCAGGTCGCTTTCGTGCTGGCTGATCCC
Proteins encoded in this window:
- a CDS encoding DUF1064 domain-containing protein — its product is MTKRSAWPMRVEAGTTTVGTARVRDDSRPTMTAAQKAIYDKTGNRPQVDAGFDEIADGLDVGRPTPLSAQAKTKPSKYRNQRCEYDGITFDSRRECDRWVALRRELAAGLISELERQVAFVLADPVVINGRKKPALRYVADFVYERDGKTVIEDVKGVITPEYRIKRHLMAVRGLQIVEIK